In the genome of Microtus ochrogaster isolate Prairie Vole_2 unplaced genomic scaffold, MicOch1.0 UNK38, whole genome shotgun sequence, one region contains:
- the Mmp23b gene encoding matrix metalloproteinase-23 → MGCPACVHLEVSGAVQQGRWFGAVLSGLCFLSALVLLEWPRAPAETAWSAARNVDAPDPSGVSTVQVPSSLTIPVPRRRRYTLTPARLRWNHFNLTYRILSFPRNLLNPEETRKGLAAAFRMWSEVSPFRFREVAPEHPSDLQIGFYPVNHTDCLVSALHHCFDGPTGELAHAFFPPHGGIHFDDSEYWVLGPTRYSWKKGVWLTDLVHVAAHEIGHALGLMHSQQEQALMHINATLRGWKALSQDELWGLHRLYGCLDRLFGCTSWARKGFCDTHQRLMKRLCPRSCDFCYEFPFPTVAATTPPTRMKTRLVKEGRNMTFHCGQKILRKKGKVYWYKDQEPLEFSYPGYLALGEAQLSIIANAVNEGTYTCVVRRHQRVLTTYSWRVRLRS, encoded by the exons ATGGGCTGCCCAGCCTGCGTCCATCTGGAGGTATCGGGTGCTGTACAACAGGGCCGCTGGTTCGGGGCTGTCCTGAGCGGGTTGTGCTTTCTCTCCGCGCTGGTGTTGCTGGAGTGGCCACGGGCACCGGCAGAGACCGCCTGGAGTGCAGCG AGAAATGTAGACGCACCAGACCCTTCAGGGGTCTCCACTGTCCAGGTCCCCAGCTCGTTGACCATACCGGTACCCCGAAGACGCCGGTACACGCTAACACCGGCCAGACTGCGCTGGAACCACTTCAACCTCACCTACAG GATTCTCTCCTTTCCCCGGAACCTTTTAAACCCGGAGGAGACCAGGAAGGGCCTGGCTGCCGCCTTTCGCATGTGGAGCGAAGTTTCCCCGTTCCGCTTCCGTGAAGTGGCCCCCGAGCATCCCAGCGACCTCCAGATAG GTTTCTACCCGGTCAACCACACCGACTGCTTGGTCTCTGCCCTGCACCACTGCTTTGATGGCCCCACAGGTGAACTGGCCCACGCTTTCTTCCCACCCCACGGGGGCATCCACTTTGATGACAGCGAGTATTGGGTCTTGGGCCCCACGCGCTACAGCTGGAAGAAAG GCGTATGGCTCACAGACCTGGTGCATGTGGCGGCACACGAGATTGGCCATGCGCTGGGACTGATGCACTCACAGCAAGAGCAGGCGCTCATGCACATCAACGCCACCTTGAGGGGCTGGAAGGCACTGTCCCAGGATGAGCTGTGGGGATTACACCGACTCTACG GCTGCCTGGACCGGCTCTTTGGGTGTACATCCTGGGCACGAAAGGGATTCTGCGATACCCATCAGAGGCTCATGAAGAGGCTCTGCCCCAGAAGCTGTGACTTCTGCTATG AATTCCCATTCCCCACTGTGGCTGCCACCACACCACCCACCAGAATGAAAACGAGATTGGTCAAAGAGGGCAGGAACATGACCTTCCACTGCGGGCAGAAGATCCTACGCAAGAAGGGCAAAGTATA CTGGTACAAGGACCAGGAGCCCCTGGAGTTCTCCTACCCCGGCTACCTGGCCCTGGGCGAGGCACAGCTGAGCATCATTGCCAACGCAGTCAACGAAGGCACCTACACTTGTGTGGTACGCCGGCACCAGCGTGTGCTCACCACCTACTCCTGGCGCGTGCGACTGAGGAGCTGA